TCGAGGGTGAGTATACCGAGATCGTTCCGCACGAACTGATCGCGTACCGTTTCGGCGAGCGGCTCGCGTCGGTGACCTTCACGAGCAGCCACGACGGCGTCACGGTGACCGTGACGTTCGAGCCGGAAACGGAACATCCCGTGGAGATGCAGCGCGACGGGTGGCAGGCGATCCTCGACAACTTCAAGCGGCATGTGGGTGGTACCGCCGGCTGAAGCGCGCGCGCACCGCGGAAGTACAACGCGGCGCCAAGCCTATCCGTCGGGAATCGGATAGCCTTGGCGCCGCGAAATGACGCGCGAGTTTGGCGATGGCCCCTTACGGCACTAGACGGGCACCCCTGGCGACCGGATCCACGCCAGCTGGCCATTTCGTCGAGGGGTTGTATACCGCTCCCAGGAGATTGGCCCCCGTCAGATCGGCGCCGGTAAGGTCCACGAAGAGCAACCCGGTCTCTCGGAGATCAGCGTTCTGCAAATTGGCTTCACGTAGATCGCTGTACTCGAAGTTGGTGCCGATCAGTGTGGCACCAGAGAGGTTCGCGCCACGGAGTTGGACATATCGCAGCGTGAGGTACGACCGGGTTACACCGCTCAGGTTTGTCTGCGGGCCGTACATGAGCTTGTTTCGGAAGTCGAATCCGGTCGGCCAGATGGTCACGGCATCGTAGAACGCGCCGGAAAGGTCGGCGTCATTGAGGGCCGCGCCGGTGAAG
Above is a genomic segment from Gemmatimonas sp. containing:
- a CDS encoding SRPBCC family protein, whose product is MSMITVSTTIAAPLAEVWRAYTTPADIMQWNAASADWHTTAATVDLRAGGRFSSRMEAKDGSFGFDFEGEYTEIVPHELIAYRFGERLASVTFTSSHDGVTVTVTFEPETEHPVEMQRDGWQAILDNFKRHVGGTAG
- a CDS encoding pentapeptide repeat-containing protein translates to MTGFDLRGVEAGGGAGRYIDLSDGNLTRAILEGVDFTGADFSRANFAGASLRGAGLAGANFTGAALNDADLSGAFYDAVTIWPTGFDFRNKLMYGPQTNLSGVTRSYLTLRYVQLRGANLSGATLIGTNFEYSDLREANLQNADLRETGLLFVDLTGADLTGANLLGAVYNPSTKWPAGVDPVARGARLVP